One Brienomyrus brachyistius isolate T26 chromosome 24, BBRACH_0.4, whole genome shotgun sequence DNA segment encodes these proteins:
- the LOC125719823 gene encoding phospholipid-transporting ATPase 11C-like — protein sequence MLRRRLRRLFGGDERRVGSRTICVGRRSLLTPEAFLQQAFCDNRIVSSKYTVWNFLPKNLFEQFRRIANFYFLIIFLVQVIVDTPTSPVTSGLPLFFVITVTAIKQGYEDWLRHKADNEVNKYLVTIVEDGQSVRKESEKIKVGDIVEVLEEETFPCDLILLQSSRDDDTCFVTTASLDGESNHKTHYTVPDTEKEVELLNATIECEQPQPDLYKFVGRMQIHKDGQDAMRSLGPENLLLKGATLKNTKKIYGVAVYTGMETKMALNYQGKSQKRSAVEKSINAFLIVYLFLLVSKALVCTTLKYVWQSRPGQDEPWYNPKTVKERESNLYLKMFTDFLSFMVLFNFIIPVSMYVTVEMQKFLGSFFITWDKDFFDAEIQEGALVNTSDLNEELGQVEYVFTDKTGTLTQNNMEFIECCIDGFQYKYRESQAELDGFSVTDGPIYKVQEKAGREMEDLFLRALCLCHTVQVKENQLDEVDGDQIDSISGGQCGFIASSPDEVALVKGAMKYGFTFLGSECKNMKILNRDNDVEVYELLHVLNFDPVRRRMSVIVKSKAGETLLFCKGADSSIFPRVRREEVDRIQVHVQRNAKEGYRTLCVAYKQLSREEYVQVDASLREARLALEDREEKLAAAYNRVETGMTLIGATAVEDRLQEQAAETMEALQSAGMKVWVLTGDKMETAKSTCYASRLFQQGTELLELTVRTLEEGGQPREERLLQLLVEYQRKTQYRPLGKGVNHRSWSSAGQDFGLIVDGATLSLVLNASPETDSSRYKSLFLTICQSCTSVLCCRMAPLQKAQIVRMVKNSKGNPITLSVGDGANDVSMILEAHVGIGIKGKEGRQAVRNSDYAIPKLKHLKKLLLAHGHLYYVRIAHLVQYFFYKNLCFILPQFLYQFYCGYSQQPLYDAAYLTMYNICFTSMPILAYSLFEQHICTEILLDSPTLYRETAKNALLRWGPFSYWTLLGIFHGLLFFFGTFFLFSNPALHSTGQVFGNWAFGTVVFTVLVFTVTLKLALDTRHWTWINHFVIWGSLAFYIVFSFFWGGIIWPFLEQQRLYFVFANMLSSVSAWLAIVLLILLSLLPEVLLLVLRRPRGPRVRQMRRRLPSSGTSAIFMLSQTSSSHSFSWSD from the exons TTCGGTGGAGATGAGAGGAGAGTGGGCAGCAGGACGATCTGCGTGGGGCGCAGGTCGCTTCTCACACCGGAAGCCTTTCTCCAGCAAGCCTTCTGTGACAACCGCATCGTGTCCTCTAAG TACACTGTTTGGAACTTTCTTCCCAAGAACCTTTTCGAACAGTTCAGAAGAATTGCCAACTTTTACTTCCTTATTATATTTTTGGTGCAG GTAATAGTGGACACGCCCACCAGCCCTGTTACCAGTGGCTTGCCCTTGTTTTTTGTGATCACAGTGACTGCCATCAAACAG GGGTACGAGGACTGGCTCCGTCACAAGGCTGACAATGAAGTGAATAAATACCTGGTTACAATAGTAGAGGATGGCCAGAGCGTACGCAAGGAGAGCGAGAAGATCAAG GTCGGTGACATTGTTGAGGTACTCGAGGAGGAGACCTTCCCCTGTGACCTCATCCTGTTGCAGTCCAGCCGCGATGATGACACCTGCTTTGTCACCACGGCCAGCCTGGACGGGGAGTCCAATCACAAG ACACACTATACGGTGCCTGATACAGAGAAGGAGGTGGAATTGTTGAATGCGACCATTGAATGCGAACAACCGCAACCTGACCTCTACAA GTTTGTAGGCCGCATGCAAATCCACAAGGACGGCCAGGACGCTATGCG GTCCCTGGGCCCAGAAAACTTGCTATTAAAAGGAGCTACCCTGAAAAACACAAAGAAGATATATG GGGTGGCTGTTTACACTGGGATGGAGACTAAGATGGCCCTGAATTACCAGGGTAAATCGCAGAAACGCTCTGCTGTGGAGAA GTCGATCAACGCCTTCCTCATCGTATACCTGTTCCTGCTTGTCAGCAAGGCCCTGGTGTGCACCACTCTGAAGTACGTATGGCAGAGCCGGCCTGGCCAGGATGAACCCTGGTACAACCCCAAAACCGTGAAGGAGAGAGAGTCCAACCTG TATCTGAAGATGTTCACCGACTTCCTCTCCTTTATGGTGCTGTTCAACTTCATCATCCCCGTGTCCATGTACGTCACCGTGGAAATGCAAAAGTTCCTGGGCTCCTTCTTTATCACCTGGGACAAGGACTTCTTTGACGCCGAGATCCAGGAAGGGGCCCTGGTCAACACCTCAGACCTGAACGAAGAGCTGGGGCAG GTGGAGTATGTTTTCACGGATAAAACGGGCACGTTGACTCAGAACAACATGGAGTTCATCGAATGCTGCATCGATGGCTTTCAGTACAAGTACCGCGAGTCACAGGCTGAGCTGGACGGGTTCTCTGTAACCGATGGGCCCATCTACAAGGTCCAGGAAAAAGCAGGCCGG GAGATGGAGGATCTATTTCTGCGAGCACTGTGCCTCTGCCACACCGTGCAGGTAAAGGAAAACCAGCTGGACGAGGTGGACGGAGACCAGATCGACTCCATCTCAGGGGGTCAGTGCGGCTTCATCGCCTCCTCGCCGGATGAGGTGGCCCTGGTGAAAGGAGCGATGAA GTATGGCTTCACCTTCTTGGGTTCGGAATGTAAAAACATGAAAATCTTGAACAGGGACAATGACGTCGAAGT GTACGAGCTTTTGCACGTGTTGAACTTCGATCCTGTGCGCCGCCGCATGAGTGTGATCGTAAAATCCAAAGCTG GGGAGACCCTCCTCTTTTGCAAGGGGGCTGACTCCTCCATCTTCCCTCGTGTGAGAAGGGAAGAGGTGGACAGGATACAGGTGCACGTTCAGAGAAATGCAAAG gagggttaCCGGACCCTGTGTGTGGCCTACAAGCAGCTGAGCAGAGAGGAGTACGTACAGGTCGACGCCAGCCTCAGAGAAGCTCGTCTGGCCCTCGAGGACCGGGAGGAAAAGCTGGCCGCGGCATATAACCGGGTGGAGACTGGAATGACCCTGATCGGAGCCACGGCAGTGGAGGACAG GCTGCAGGAACAGGCTGCCGAGACCATGGAAGCTCTGCAGAGCGCGGGCATGAAGGTGTGGGTGCTGACGGGGGACAAGATGGAGACCGCCAAATCCACATGCTACGCCAGCCGCCTCTTCCAGCAGGGCACCGAGCTGCTGGAGCTGACAGTGCGCACCCTAGAGGAAGGCGGGCAGCCGCGTGAGGAACGTTTGCTGCAGCTTTTGGTGGAATACCAGAGGAAGACGCAGTACCGTCCCCTCGGCAAGGGAGTGAACCACAG AAGCTGGTCCTCGGCGGGGCAGGACTTTGGCCTCATCGTGGATGGTGCCACGCTCTCCCTGGTGCTCAACGCCTCCCCCGAGACTGACAGCAGTCGCTATAAGAGTCTCTTTCTGACCATCTGTCAGAGCTGCACCTCTGTGCTCTGCTGCCGTATGGCCCCCCTGCAGAAGGCTCAG ATTGTGAGGATGGTGAAAAATTCCAAGGGAAATCCCATCACGCTGTCAGTGGGCGATGGGGCCAACGACGTCAGCATGATTCTGGAGGCGCACGTGGGCATTG GAATTAAGGGAAAAGAGGGGCGTCAGGCCGTCCGGAACAGTGACTACGCCATTCCTAAGCTTAAGCACCTCAAGAAACTGCTGCTGGCCCACGGACACCTGTACTATGTCCGAATCGCCCATCTGGTACAATACTTCTTCTACAAG AATCTTTGCTTCATTTTACCTCAGTTTTTGTACCAGTTCTACTGTGGATATTCCCAACAG CCCCTCTACGACGCAGCCTATTTGACGATGTACAACATCTGCTTCACCTCTATGCCCATCCTGGCCTACAGCCTCTTCGAGCAGCATATCTGCACCGAGATCCTGCTTGATAGCCCCACACTTTATAG GGAGACGGCTAAAAACGCCCTGCTGCGTTGGGGCCCCTTTTCCTACTGGACCTTGCTCGGGATCTTCCACGGCCTGCTCTTCTTCTTCGGGACCTTCTTTCTCTTCAGCAACCCTGCCCTGCATTCCACTGGCCAG GTCTTCGGAAATTGGGCCTTTGGCACAGTTGTGTTTACGGTCCTGGTCTTCACTGTCACACTAAag CTGGCCCTGGACACGCGACACTGGACCTGGATAAACCACTTTGTCATCTGGGGCTCCCTGGCCTTCTATATAGTCTTCAGTTTCTTCTGGGGTGGTATCATATG GCCCTTCCTGGAgcagcagcggctctacttcgTGTTCGCCAACATGCTGAGCTCCGTGTCGGCCTGGCTGGCCAtcgtcctcctcatcctcctcagtCTGCTGCCTGAAGTTCTGCTGCTGGTGCTGAGACGACCACGGGGTCCTCGCGTGCGACAG ATGAGGAGACGCCTCCCTTCCTCTGGGACGTCTGCCATCTTCATGCTGTCCCAGACCTCCAGCAGTCACAGCTTCTCCTGGAGTGACTGA